A single Candidatus Limnocylindrales bacterium DNA region contains:
- the ppdK gene encoding pyruvate, phosphate dikinase, with product MNRISTSKSSKTSKPAARTAQKTGKNSAAKKSAPAAVRRGGSASPSLEKMVYFFGDKATEGNASMKNLLGGKGANLAEMAGLGLPVPPGFTITTEVCAVYDPKKGTYPKGLESQVADAVARLEKAMGKKFGDPANPLLVSVRSGARASMPGMMDTVLNLGLNDKTVVGLATASGNERFAWDSYRRFVQMYGDVVMGLKPESAKEADPFEAIIEKKKHKLGIELDTDMSASDLRELVTEFKDLVRKRCGRPFPSDPQEQLWGAIGAVFRSWFNERAVIYRKLNNIPESWGTAVNVQAMVFGNMGDDSATGVAFTRDPGTGEKRFFGEFLVNAQGEDVVAGIRTPQQTLKHASQQWAKENGVSEKDRRQKFPSLEELMPKATKELLGFASKLEKHYRDMQDMEFTIENSRLWMLQTRNGKRTATAAVRIAVEMEKEGLIDSNTAVLRVAPDQIDQLLHPTIDAKAAKTLLAKGLGASPGAAAGKVVFSADDAVEAKKNGEKVILVRTETSPEDIGGMNAAEGILTAKGGRTSHAAVVARGMGKCCVVGCETLRIDYNAERMTAGNTTVKAGDWITLDGSTGSVYVGQVPTSQAKLSGDFAKLMKWADKARRLKVRTNADTPQDARVAREFGAEGIGLCRTEHMFFEGDRIDAVREMILAADLKAREKALAKLLPYQRKDFVGIFKAMEGLPVTVRLLDPPLHEFLPHSDAEYAELAKKTGLDKKQLEQTGQALHEFNPMLGHRGCRLAITYPEIYAMQTRAIIEAAVEVAGKGVKVLPEIMIPLVATPRELERLRRLVIDTAEDVLAKKKKKLAYTVGTMIEVPRAALTADEIARQADFFSFGTNDLTQMGFGLSRDDSGRFLPAYVDQGVLDEDPFVSIDQAGIGELMKIASEKGRSVKPDLKLGICGEHGGDPRSVIFCHKIGLDYVSCSPYRVPVARLAAAHAALS from the coding sequence ATGAACCGCATCAGCACCAGCAAGAGCAGCAAGACATCCAAGCCCGCCGCCAGGACGGCACAGAAGACCGGCAAGAACTCCGCCGCGAAGAAGAGCGCGCCGGCCGCAGTCCGGCGCGGCGGGTCCGCATCGCCGTCGCTCGAAAAGATGGTCTACTTCTTCGGCGACAAGGCCACCGAAGGCAACGCCTCGATGAAGAACCTGCTCGGCGGCAAGGGCGCCAACCTGGCCGAGATGGCAGGCCTCGGCCTGCCGGTGCCTCCCGGCTTCACCATCACGACCGAAGTCTGCGCCGTCTACGATCCCAAGAAGGGCACCTACCCCAAGGGGCTGGAGTCGCAGGTCGCCGACGCGGTGGCCCGCCTCGAGAAGGCGATGGGCAAGAAGTTCGGCGATCCGGCCAATCCGCTGCTGGTGTCGGTCCGCTCGGGCGCGCGCGCCTCGATGCCGGGCATGATGGACACGGTGCTGAACCTCGGCCTCAACGACAAGACCGTCGTCGGGCTGGCCACCGCCTCCGGCAACGAGCGCTTCGCCTGGGACAGCTACCGCCGCTTCGTCCAGATGTACGGCGACGTGGTGATGGGCCTCAAGCCGGAGTCGGCCAAGGAGGCCGATCCGTTCGAGGCCATCATCGAGAAGAAGAAGCACAAGCTCGGCATCGAGCTCGACACGGACATGAGCGCCTCGGACCTGCGCGAGCTGGTCACCGAATTCAAGGATCTCGTGCGCAAGCGCTGCGGCCGGCCCTTCCCGAGCGATCCGCAGGAGCAGCTCTGGGGCGCCATCGGCGCGGTCTTCCGTTCCTGGTTCAATGAGCGCGCGGTCATCTACCGCAAGCTCAACAACATCCCCGAGTCCTGGGGCACCGCCGTCAACGTGCAGGCCATGGTGTTCGGCAACATGGGCGACGACAGCGCCACCGGCGTGGCCTTCACGCGCGACCCCGGCACGGGCGAGAAGCGCTTCTTCGGCGAGTTCCTCGTCAACGCGCAGGGCGAGGACGTGGTGGCCGGCATCCGCACGCCGCAGCAGACTCTCAAGCACGCCTCGCAGCAATGGGCGAAGGAGAACGGCGTTTCCGAGAAGGACCGGCGCCAGAAGTTCCCGTCCCTCGAGGAGCTCATGCCCAAGGCCACCAAGGAGCTGCTCGGGTTCGCCTCCAAGCTCGAGAAGCACTACCGCGACATGCAGGACATGGAGTTTACGATCGAGAACTCGCGCCTGTGGATGCTGCAGACGCGCAACGGCAAGCGCACCGCCACGGCGGCCGTGCGCATAGCCGTGGAGATGGAGAAGGAGGGCCTGATCGACTCCAACACGGCGGTCCTGCGCGTGGCTCCGGACCAGATCGATCAGCTCCTGCACCCGACCATCGATGCCAAGGCGGCCAAGACGCTGCTGGCCAAGGGCCTCGGTGCATCACCGGGCGCGGCGGCCGGAAAGGTCGTGTTCTCGGCCGACGATGCGGTGGAGGCCAAGAAGAACGGCGAGAAGGTCATCCTCGTGCGTACCGAGACCTCGCCCGAGGACATCGGCGGCATGAACGCCGCCGAAGGAATTCTTACCGCCAAGGGCGGCCGCACCTCGCACGCCGCCGTGGTCGCCCGCGGCATGGGCAAGTGCTGCGTGGTCGGCTGCGAGACGCTTCGCATCGACTACAACGCCGAGCGCATGACCGCCGGCAACACGACCGTCAAGGCCGGCGACTGGATCACCCTGGACGGCAGCACCGGCTCGGTCTACGTCGGCCAGGTTCCCACCAGCCAGGCCAAGCTCTCCGGCGATTTCGCCAAGCTGATGAAGTGGGCGGACAAGGCGCGCCGCCTCAAGGTGCGCACCAACGCCGACACGCCGCAGGACGCCAGGGTCGCGCGCGAGTTCGGCGCCGAAGGCATCGGCCTTTGCCGCACCGAGCACATGTTCTTCGAGGGCGACCGCATCGACGCGGTGCGCGAGATGATCCTGGCCGCCGACCTGAAGGCGCGCGAGAAGGCGCTGGCCAAGCTGCTTCCGTATCAGCGCAAGGACTTCGTCGGCATCTTCAAGGCCATGGAAGGGCTGCCGGTGACGGTGCGCCTGCTCGACCCGCCGCTGCACGAGTTCCTCCCGCACAGCGACGCCGAGTATGCCGAGCTCGCCAAGAAGACGGGACTCGACAAGAAGCAGCTTGAGCAGACCGGGCAGGCCCTGCACGAGTTCAACCCGATGCTCGGTCACCGCGGCTGCCGCCTCGCGATCACCTACCCGGAAATCTACGCGATGCAGACGCGCGCCATCATCGAGGCCGCCGTCGAGGTGGCCGGCAAGGGCGTCAAGGTGCTGCCCGAGATCATGATCCCGCTGGTGGCCACGCCGCGCGAGCTCGAGCGCCTGCGCAGGCTCGTCATCGACACGGCCGAGGACGTGCTCGCCAAGAAGAAGAAGAAGCTCGCCTACACCGTCGGCACGATGATCGAGGTTCCCCGCGCCGCGCTGACGGCCGACGAAATCGCCCGCCAGGCCGACTTCTTCTCCTTCGGCACCAACGACCTCACGCAGATGGGCTTCGGCCTCTCGCGCGACGACTCCGGCCGCTTCCTGCCCGCGTACGTCGACCAGGGCGTGCTCGACGAGGACCCGTTCGTCAGCATCGATCAGGCCGGCATCGGCGAGCTCATGAAGATCGCCAGCGAGAAGGGCCGCAGCGTCAAGCCGGACCTGAAGCTCGGCATCTGCGGCGAGCACGGCGGCGATCCGCGCTCGGTGATCTTCTGCCACAAGATCGGCCTGGACTACGTCTCGTGCTCGCCCTACCGCGTGCCCGTGGCGCGGCTTGCGGCCGCGCACGCCGCGCTGTCCTGA
- a CDS encoding glycine--tRNA ligase, with amino-acid sequence MSDPASTAATTSVVTMEKIVNLCKRRGFVFQSSEIYGGLGSCYDYGPLGVELKRNVKEAWWRDTVTTRPDIVGLDCSILMHPRVWEASGHVANFTDPMVDCKLCKGRFRADHIGQIACPKKPSLHPGQCEGELTEPRSFNLMFKTFMGPVEDSAAVVFMRPETAQGIFVNFVNVVNSARMKPPFGIAQMGKSFRNEITPGNFLFRTREFEQMELEFFVPPGTDDAWFQYWSERRLQWYKNYGIRSERLRLRSHASDELAHYAKGCGDVEYEFPIGWQELEGVANRTDFDLKQHIEYSGKDLSFFDDQTKERYVPYVIEPSAGADRATLAFLVDSYDEDGPENDRRAVLRLHPSLAPIKVAILPLMKRDGMDAKAQEIVEMLRPHFAVTYDQAGSIGRRYRRQDEIGTPLGVTVDYDTLKDGTVTLRDRDTMSQDRVRIDDLYDIVRKKVAPPIQAGPLSPAA; translated from the coding sequence GTGTCCGACCCCGCCTCGACCGCCGCGACGACCTCCGTCGTCACCATGGAGAAGATCGTCAACCTCTGTAAGCGGCGGGGGTTCGTCTTCCAGTCGTCGGAGATCTACGGCGGCCTGGGAAGCTGCTACGACTACGGGCCCCTCGGCGTCGAGCTCAAGCGCAACGTCAAGGAAGCCTGGTGGCGCGACACCGTCACCACGCGCCCCGACATCGTCGGTCTGGATTGTTCCATCCTCATGCATCCGCGCGTGTGGGAGGCCAGCGGCCACGTCGCGAACTTCACCGACCCGATGGTGGACTGCAAGCTCTGCAAGGGCCGCTTCCGCGCCGACCACATCGGCCAGATCGCGTGCCCCAAGAAGCCGAGCCTGCATCCGGGCCAGTGCGAAGGCGAGCTGACCGAGCCGCGCAGCTTCAATCTCATGTTCAAGACGTTCATGGGGCCGGTCGAGGACTCGGCCGCCGTCGTCTTCATGAGGCCCGAGACCGCGCAGGGCATCTTCGTCAACTTCGTCAACGTGGTGAACTCCGCGCGCATGAAGCCGCCGTTCGGCATCGCCCAGATGGGCAAGAGCTTTCGCAACGAGATCACTCCCGGCAACTTCCTGTTCCGCACGCGCGAGTTCGAGCAGATGGAGCTCGAGTTCTTCGTGCCGCCGGGCACCGACGACGCGTGGTTCCAGTACTGGAGCGAGCGCCGCCTGCAGTGGTACAAGAACTACGGAATCCGCAGCGAGCGCCTGCGCCTTCGCAGCCACGCCAGCGACGAGCTGGCGCACTACGCCAAGGGCTGCGGCGACGTCGAGTACGAATTCCCGATCGGCTGGCAGGAGCTCGAAGGCGTCGCCAACCGCACCGACTTCGATCTCAAGCAGCACATCGAGTATTCGGGCAAGGACCTCTCCTTCTTCGACGATCAGACCAAGGAGCGTTACGTTCCCTACGTCATCGAGCCGAGCGCCGGCGCCGACCGCGCCACGCTGGCCTTCCTCGTCGACTCCTACGACGAGGACGGCCCGGAGAACGACCGCCGCGCCGTGCTGCGCCTGCACCCGTCGCTGGCTCCCATCAAGGTCGCCATCCTGCCGCTGATGAAGCGCGACGGCATGGACGCCAAGGCGCAGGAGATCGTCGAGATGCTGCGCCCGCACTTCGCGGTCACCTACGATCAGGCCGGCTCGATCGGGCGCCGCTACCGGCGCCAGGACGAGATCGGCACGCCCCTTGGCGTAACCGTCGACTACGACACGCTCAAGGACGGCACCGTCACGCTGCGCGACCGCGACACGATGAGCCAGGACCGCGTCCGCATCGACGACCTCTACGACATCGTACGAAAGAAAGTGGCCCCGCCCATCCAGGCCGGGCCTTTGAGCCCGGCCGCTTGA
- a CDS encoding NAD(P)H-quinone oxidoreductase: protein MKAIVIGQYGDPDVLVLRDIPDPAIGPEDVLVAVRATALNRADILQRRGFYPQPGPKPQFEVPGLEFAGEVLAAGERVLGIAVGDRVMGLLAGGGYAEKVATHFRLVSVIPDCLSYEEAAALPEALITAHDALSQCGLVCGESVLVHAAGSGVGTSVVQVAKAMGATPVIGTAGSAEKLAQAAALGLDAGINYKEEQFAERARELTGGRGVDVVVDFVGASYLAANVQAMAEKGRMVVVGLMGGFSGELPLGPLLNKRLQIRGTLLRSRPLEEKALATRAFEKSVLPHVAAGAIVPVIDSVMPLAEAPAAHRRMESNANFGKIVLRV from the coding sequence ATGAAAGCCATCGTCATCGGCCAATACGGCGACCCGGACGTCCTCGTCCTTCGCGACATTCCCGACCCGGCCATCGGCCCGGAAGACGTTCTCGTCGCCGTTCGTGCGACGGCGCTGAACCGGGCCGACATCCTGCAGCGACGCGGCTTCTACCCGCAGCCCGGCCCCAAGCCGCAGTTCGAGGTGCCGGGCCTCGAGTTCGCCGGCGAAGTCCTTGCGGCCGGCGAGCGTGTGCTGGGAATCGCCGTCGGTGACCGCGTCATGGGCCTCCTCGCCGGCGGCGGCTATGCGGAGAAGGTCGCGACGCATTTCCGGCTCGTCTCCGTCATCCCCGATTGTCTCTCGTACGAGGAGGCCGCGGCGCTGCCCGAAGCTCTGATCACGGCGCACGATGCGCTCTCCCAATGCGGGCTCGTGTGCGGCGAGTCGGTGCTCGTCCACGCCGCCGGTTCCGGCGTCGGCACCTCGGTGGTGCAGGTGGCCAAGGCCATGGGCGCGACACCGGTCATCGGCACCGCCGGCTCGGCCGAGAAGCTGGCGCAGGCCGCAGCGCTGGGGCTCGATGCCGGGATCAACTACAAGGAGGAGCAGTTCGCCGAGCGTGCGCGCGAGCTGACCGGCGGGCGCGGCGTCGATGTCGTCGTCGATTTCGTCGGCGCTTCCTATCTTGCAGCCAATGTCCAGGCGATGGCCGAGAAGGGCCGCATGGTCGTGGTGGGGCTGATGGGCGGCTTCAGCGGCGAGCTGCCGCTCGGGCCGCTGCTCAACAAGCGGCTTCAGATCCGCGGCACGCTGCTGCGCTCGCGCCCGCTCGAAGAGAAGGCGCTGGCGACGCGGGCATTCGAGAAGAGCGTGCTTCCGCACGTTGCCGCGGGCGCCATCGTGCCGGTGATCGATTCGGTGATGCCGCTGGCGGAGGCGCCGGCCGCGCACCGCCGCATGGAGTCGAACGCGAACTTCGGGAAGATCGTGCTGCGGGTTTGA
- the recO gene encoding DNA repair protein RecO: protein MEELTTTAFVLRTRNYGESDRIVVLLTREAGKISAIAKGARRSVRRFAGGALEPFQELSVRIARKPYGSLAFLHESRVMGSNASMASDLDSYAWASYLTELTELMTVERDLCRDLYDFYRDIIGRLGSGPCEPFAHHYVLGLLERSGWAPDFGSCGICAEPVTEYSRPILDSRGSGVICSRHEAESLGIDPEDASFRPSRRVIDAPLMEYVRRAAQSVPEAAPPEVCRLASALLERLVDLHLSKPPRSRAFLASLRSAQRKQP, encoded by the coding sequence ATGGAAGAGCTGACCACCACCGCCTTCGTGCTGCGGACCCGCAACTACGGCGAGTCCGACCGCATCGTCGTGCTGCTAACGCGCGAGGCCGGGAAGATCTCCGCCATCGCCAAGGGCGCGCGCCGCTCGGTGCGGCGGTTTGCAGGCGGGGCGCTCGAGCCTTTCCAGGAGCTGTCCGTGCGGATCGCGCGAAAGCCGTACGGCTCGCTGGCCTTCCTGCACGAAAGCCGTGTCATGGGGTCGAATGCCTCCATGGCTTCCGACCTGGACAGCTACGCATGGGCCTCGTATCTGACCGAGCTGACCGAGCTGATGACGGTCGAACGCGACCTCTGCCGCGACCTGTACGACTTCTATCGCGACATCATCGGACGCCTGGGCAGCGGCCCCTGCGAGCCCTTCGCGCACCACTACGTGCTCGGCCTGCTCGAACGCAGCGGCTGGGCGCCCGACTTCGGCTCGTGCGGCATCTGCGCCGAGCCGGTCACCGAGTACTCGCGGCCGATTCTCGACAGCCGCGGCAGCGGCGTCATCTGCTCACGGCACGAGGCGGAGTCGCTCGGCATCGATCCGGAGGACGCGAGCTTCCGGCCGAGCCGTCGCGTCATCGACGCACCTTTGATGGAGTACGTGCGGCGCGCGGCCCAAAGCGTTCCGGAGGCGGCACCGCCGGAGGTCTGCCGCCTGGCCTCGGCGCTGCTGGAACGGCTGGTCGATCTTCACCTCAGCAAGCCGCCGCGGTCCCGCGCGTTTCTGGCGTCGCTGCGCAGCGCGCAGCGAAAGCAGCCGTGA
- the grpE gene encoding nucleotide exchange factor GrpE, giving the protein MADESAEPKNGVEIDGTSPGDAANGTEVEASPDDALAAARQEAADNYNRFLRAKADLDNIQKRHQRELADRAKFEGEALIRDLLPVVDDLERALEHAAASTGADSTLADGVGLVLRGMLGALRRHGVERLEAEGKPFDPNEHEAVSMVETDEAPAGTVIAVHRPGYRMKDRLLRPAMVSVAKATSEDS; this is encoded by the coding sequence ATGGCGGACGAAAGCGCAGAACCCAAGAACGGAGTGGAGATCGACGGCACCTCGCCGGGTGATGCCGCCAACGGCACCGAGGTCGAGGCCTCGCCCGACGATGCTCTGGCCGCCGCCAGGCAGGAGGCGGCCGACAACTACAACCGCTTCCTGCGCGCCAAGGCCGATCTCGACAACATCCAGAAGCGTCACCAGCGCGAGCTGGCCGACCGTGCGAAATTCGAGGGCGAGGCTCTGATCCGCGACCTGCTGCCGGTGGTGGACGATCTCGAGCGGGCGCTCGAGCACGCCGCCGCCTCCACAGGAGCCGATTCGACGCTGGCCGACGGAGTGGGGCTGGTTCTTCGCGGAATGCTCGGCGCGCTGCGGCGCCACGGGGTCGAGCGCCTTGAAGCCGAAGGCAAGCCTTTCGACCCCAATGAGCATGAGGCGGTCTCGATGGTGGAGACGGACGAGGCGCCGGCGGGGACCGTCATTGCCGTGCACCGTCCCGGCTACCGGATGAAGGATCGGCTTCTTCGCCCGGCCATGGTGTCCGTGGCCAAGGCGACGTCCGAGGACTCGTAG
- the dnaJ gene encoding molecular chaperone DnaJ, translated as MARDYYEILGVARDASTDDIKKAYRQCALKYHPDRNPDDKEEAERRFKEASKAYQVLCDPEKRAQYDRYGEAAFEGGAGGFDFSSAFASGAFEDVLGDLFGDFFGGGRRRSGGRSRGDDLRYDLDITFEEAARGCEKQISIPRTITCDTCSGSGAKPGTSPETCPACRGAGQVRFQQGLFHIAKTCGQCNGEGKINRTPCPTCRGRGRNRTMREIKVKVPAGVDTGSRLKLRGEGEAGVRGGPSGDLYVLLTVRPHPLFQRDGANIVCQCPISMVDAALGAEIEVPTLDGMVKLKIPAGTQHGKIFRLAGKGVPDLRRTNSNGDQYVVVQVEIPTKLTKKQKKLLEQMREDGPAEEHESLVTQFANKVRELMS; from the coding sequence TTGGCCAGGGACTACTACGAGATTCTGGGTGTCGCTCGCGATGCCTCCACCGACGACATCAAGAAGGCGTACCGCCAGTGTGCGCTGAAGTACCATCCCGACCGCAATCCGGACGACAAGGAAGAGGCCGAGCGCAGGTTCAAGGAAGCGAGCAAGGCCTACCAGGTCCTGTGCGATCCGGAGAAGCGCGCGCAGTACGACCGCTACGGTGAAGCCGCCTTCGAAGGCGGGGCCGGTGGCTTCGACTTCTCGTCCGCCTTCGCCAGCGGAGCATTCGAAGACGTCCTCGGCGACCTGTTCGGCGACTTCTTCGGCGGCGGGCGCCGCCGAAGCGGCGGCCGGTCGCGCGGCGACGATCTTCGCTACGATCTGGACATCACGTTCGAGGAAGCTGCGCGAGGCTGCGAGAAGCAGATCTCGATTCCCCGCACCATCACCTGCGACACGTGCTCGGGCAGCGGTGCCAAGCCCGGCACGTCACCGGAGACCTGCCCCGCCTGCCGTGGCGCAGGTCAGGTCCGTTTCCAGCAGGGGCTGTTCCACATCGCCAAGACGTGCGGGCAGTGCAACGGCGAAGGCAAGATCAATCGCACGCCGTGCCCGACCTGCCGCGGCCGCGGCCGCAACCGCACGATGCGCGAGATCAAGGTCAAGGTGCCGGCGGGCGTCGACACCGGCTCGCGCCTGAAGCTGCGCGGCGAGGGCGAGGCCGGCGTCCGCGGCGGCCCCTCCGGCGATCTCTATGTTCTGCTGACCGTGCGCCCGCATCCGCTGTTCCAGCGCGACGGCGCCAACATCGTCTGCCAGTGCCCGATCTCGATGGTCGATGCCGCCCTCGGCGCCGAGATCGAGGTGCCCACGCTGGACGGCATGGTGAAGCTCAAGATTCCCGCCGGCACCCAGCACGGCAAGATCTTCCGACTGGCCGGCAAGGGCGTGCCCGACCTTCGGCGCACCAACAGCAACGGCGATCAGTACGTGGTCGTGCAGGTCGAGATCCCGACCAAGCTCACCAAGAAGCAGAAGAAGCTGCTCGAGCAGATGCGCGAGGATGGCCCGGCCGAGGAGCACGAATCGCTGGTGACGCAGTTCGCCAACAAGGTGCGCGAGCTGATGAGCTGA
- a CDS encoding NAD(P)-dependent oxidoreductase: MNVFIAGGSGAIGRYLVPMLVADGHRVTAMTRSAANASRLQAAGADAVIGDVFDARGLTELLCRSEPEIVIHQLTAFGATDADPLAETIRIRKEGTRNLVAAATAARARRLITQSISFICRPVGDGLTDEDTPLHLDSSAAIRPLAEAVSEMEQRTLQSAMEGIVLRYGWFYGPGTNYDPSDAIPRAIKKGRMPIVGEGNGTYSFIHLQDAAAATMKALTGADAGIYNIVDDAPARLRDWLPAVARMLGAPAPAVMDEALARQKLGDMMVYVFNEQSGASNRKARNTLEWEPSIPSWNVGFPRMYGAA, translated from the coding sequence GTGAACGTTTTCATTGCGGGCGGATCGGGAGCCATCGGCCGCTACCTCGTTCCGATGCTCGTCGCTGACGGCCATCGCGTCACGGCGATGACGCGCTCGGCGGCCAATGCCTCGCGGCTGCAGGCCGCGGGCGCCGATGCAGTCATCGGCGACGTGTTCGATGCGAGAGGACTGACCGAGCTGCTCTGCAGGTCGGAGCCCGAGATCGTCATCCATCAGCTTACTGCGTTCGGAGCCACGGATGCCGATCCGCTCGCGGAGACGATACGGATCCGAAAAGAGGGCACCCGCAATCTGGTCGCGGCTGCGACGGCGGCCAGGGCGCGGCGGCTCATCACCCAGAGCATCTCGTTCATCTGCAGGCCGGTCGGCGACGGGCTGACGGACGAGGACACGCCTCTTCACCTCGATTCCTCTGCAGCGATCCGCCCTCTGGCAGAGGCCGTCTCCGAGATGGAGCAGCGTACCCTACAGAGCGCGATGGAGGGCATCGTCCTGCGCTATGGATGGTTCTACGGTCCAGGAACCAACTACGACCCGAGCGACGCGATCCCGCGTGCCATCAAGAAAGGCAGGATGCCGATCGTCGGCGAGGGTAACGGCACCTATTCCTTCATCCATCTCCAGGACGCGGCGGCGGCGACGATGAAGGCCCTGACGGGCGCAGACGCCGGCATCTACAACATCGTCGATGATGCTCCGGCCAGGCTTCGCGACTGGTTGCCTGCCGTTGCGCGGATGCTCGGCGCTCCGGCACCGGCCGTGATGGACGAGGCGCTGGCGCGACAGAAGCTCGGCGACATGATGGTGTACGTCTTCAACGAGCAATCGGGCGCATCCAACCGTAAGGCGAGGAACACGCTGGAATGGGAGCCTTCGATTCCATCGTGGAACGTGGGTTTCCCGCGTATGTACGGCGCCGCCTGA
- a CDS encoding L,D-transpeptidase family protein: MGLTRRVEVAAAALLVLGCVGLAQAQPASAPAADAAAQAATQTAGAGPPGNEQYGKLLEAQKRYQQMADSGSALPRISGGETMSPGSSYDCARLDALRQRLAAEGFEGADDAAPAAAQPPAAAPAAGQCRYEGALVDAVRSFQASRRLKVDGEVGARTLERLHESPQDLLKTIDQALQRWREKAGELTGSYVLVNIPAFELAVYEGQREVMRMPVVVGQPDWPTPQMSESLEYLVLNPEWRIPDTIADAELKPKRKKDPGYFKREGIEVTEDGKLRQKPGPRNPLGRIKFMMPNDEDIYLHDTPAKRHFESSWRALSHGCIRVAQPLELAEYVMKGDPQWTRERLQSAIDSGATEEVKLPRPMPVHLVYIPAQVDAQGRLEVLPDVYGQFGDREAAPPAGQASDEDGVMPAYP, translated from the coding sequence ATGGGGCTTACCCGCCGCGTCGAGGTCGCCGCGGCCGCGCTGCTCGTGCTCGGCTGCGTAGGCCTCGCGCAGGCGCAGCCCGCCAGTGCGCCCGCAGCGGATGCCGCAGCTCAGGCAGCGACGCAGACCGCCGGCGCGGGCCCGCCCGGGAACGAGCAGTACGGGAAGCTGCTCGAGGCGCAGAAGCGTTATCAGCAGATGGCTGACAGCGGCAGCGCTCTGCCGCGCATTTCCGGCGGCGAGACGATGTCACCGGGCTCGTCGTACGACTGCGCGCGGCTGGACGCGCTACGGCAGCGTCTCGCCGCAGAAGGCTTCGAGGGCGCAGACGATGCGGCACCCGCCGCAGCGCAGCCGCCGGCGGCAGCGCCGGCAGCCGGCCAGTGCAGATATGAAGGCGCGCTCGTCGACGCCGTTCGCAGCTTTCAGGCATCGCGGCGCCTCAAGGTAGACGGCGAAGTTGGCGCTAGAACGCTGGAGCGTCTCCACGAAAGCCCGCAGGATCTGCTGAAGACGATCGATCAGGCGCTGCAGCGATGGCGAGAGAAGGCGGGCGAGCTGACAGGCAGCTACGTGCTGGTCAACATCCCAGCATTCGAGCTGGCAGTCTATGAAGGGCAGCGCGAAGTGATGCGGATGCCGGTGGTCGTCGGCCAGCCGGACTGGCCCACGCCGCAGATGTCGGAGAGCCTGGAGTATCTGGTCCTGAATCCGGAGTGGCGCATCCCCGATACGATCGCCGACGCGGAACTGAAGCCGAAGCGCAAGAAGGATCCCGGCTATTTCAAGCGTGAAGGGATCGAGGTGACCGAGGACGGCAAGCTTCGCCAGAAGCCGGGGCCGCGCAATCCGCTGGGCCGCATCAAGTTCATGATGCCGAACGATGAGGACATCTACCTGCACGACACGCCGGCCAAGCGGCACTTCGAGTCATCGTGGCGCGCGCTCAGCCACGGCTGCATCCGTGTGGCGCAGCCCCTCGAGCTCGCCGAGTATGTGATGAAGGGCGATCCGCAATGGACACGCGAGCGTCTGCAGTCGGCCATCGACTCGGGCGCGACCGAAGAGGTGAAGCTTCCTCGGCCCATGCCGGTGCACCTCGTCTACATCCCGGCGCAGGTGGATGCGCAGGGGCGGCTCGAAGTGCTCCCGGACGTCTACGGTCAGTTCGGCGACCGCGAGGCGGCGCCGCCGGCCGGCCAGGCGTCCGATGAGGACGGGGTCATGCCGGCGTATCCATGA
- a CDS encoding MAPEG family protein, which produces MTLSAIIVYLAIWTVLLTFPGTIALMMAGGLKIGFYNRDDVPELPAWGGRALRAHRNMIENLPVFLALVLAAQIAQAPQVPVLLGATIFLWARIAHGVLYIAGVPYLRTVAFVVSIGGLVRIAAAVLGV; this is translated from the coding sequence ATGACTCTTTCGGCGATCATCGTGTATCTGGCGATCTGGACCGTGCTGCTCACCTTTCCGGGCACCATCGCTCTCATGATGGCCGGCGGTCTCAAGATCGGCTTCTACAACCGGGATGACGTTCCCGAGCTGCCGGCGTGGGGAGGGCGGGCGCTGCGGGCGCACCGCAACATGATCGAGAACCTCCCGGTCTTCCTGGCGCTGGTGCTGGCGGCGCAGATCGCGCAGGCGCCGCAGGTGCCCGTGCTCCTCGGCGCAACGATCTTCCTGTGGGCACGCATCGCCCACGGGGTTCTGTACATCGCCGGCGTGCCTTACCTGCGCACAGTCGCGTTCGTCGTCAGCATCGGGGGTCTCGTCAGGATCGCAGCGGCCGTGCTCGGCGTGTGA
- a CDS encoding DoxX family membrane protein, with the protein MRWTATPVLVERLMDSLQARDLTWFHPRIAVAGRWMFSLIFFLSGITHFTDMQGYVRLMPEAVPFRAFWVIVSAIVELAGAMMIVSNRFPRLGGWLIVLFLVPVTIVVHGVAMVTAADPATQQAQISFFLKGVAMCGAALLITQLGVAARRQ; encoded by the coding sequence GTGAGATGGACAGCGACGCCGGTACTGGTTGAGAGACTGATGGACTCTTTGCAAGCACGCGACCTGACGTGGTTTCATCCTCGTATTGCCGTAGCAGGGCGATGGATGTTCTCGCTCATTTTCTTTCTCTCCGGCATCACCCACTTCACCGACATGCAAGGGTACGTGCGTTTGATGCCGGAAGCCGTTCCCTTCCGCGCGTTTTGGGTCATCGTGTCCGCCATCGTCGAGCTGGCAGGAGCGATGATGATCGTCAGCAATCGCTTTCCCCGTCTCGGCGGCTGGCTGATCGTGCTGTTCCTGGTCCCGGTGACGATCGTGGTTCATGGGGTGGCCATGGTCACCGCCGCCGATCCGGCCACGCAGCAGGCGCAAATTTCATTCTTCCTGAAGGGCGTGGCGATGTGCGGGGCCGCTCTTCTCATCACGCAACTCGGCGTGGCGGCGCGGCGGCAGTGA